A part of Scophthalmus maximus strain ysfricsl-2021 chromosome 20, ASM2237912v1, whole genome shotgun sequence genomic DNA contains:
- the drg1 gene encoding developmentally-regulated GTP-binding protein 1 yields MSILAKIAEIESEMARTQRNKATAHHLGLLKARLAKLRRELITPKGGSGGGPGEGFDVAKTGDARVGFVGFPSVGKSTLLSNLAGVYSEVAAYEFTTLTTVPGVIRYKGAKIQLLDLPGIIEGAKDGKGRGRQVIAVARTCNLILIVLDVLKPLLHKRLIEHELEGFGIRLNKQPPNIGFKKKDKGGINFTATCAQTELDAETVKTILAEYKIHNADITLRSDSTADDLIDVVEGNRVYIPCIYVLNKIDQISIEELDIIYKVPHTVPISAHHRWNFDDLLERIWDYLQLVRIYTKPKGQLPDYTSPVVLPDDHTSVEDFCLKIHKNLIKELKYALVWGASVKHNPQKVGKDHVMEDEDVIQLVKK; encoded by the exons ATGAGTATACTCGCCAAAATAGCGGAGATTGAAAGTGAG ATGGCCAGGACGCAGAGGAACAAGGCCACCGCTCACCACTTGGGTCTGCTCAAAGCACGTCTCGCCAAACTGAGGAGGGAACTCATCACACCAAAGGGAGGCAGCGGTGGAGGACCGGGAGAAG gTTTCGATGTCGCAAAAACCGGCGATGCTCGCGTTGGCTTCGTCGGATTCCCCTCGGTGGGAAAGTCTACACTGCTAAGTAACCTGGCAGGTGTGTACTCCGAGGTTGCTGCCTATGAGTTCACCACTCTCACAACGGTGCCCGGAGTCATTCGCTACAAAGGTGCCAAAATTCAG CTCCTGGATCTCCCAGGAATCATTGAGGGGGCCAAGGATGGCAAGGGCAGAGGCAGACAGGTCATTGCAG tggCTCGAACCTGCAACCTAATCCTCATAGTGCTCGATGTGCTGAAGCCTCTTCTCCATAAGAGGCTAATAGAACATGAGCTGGAGGGTTTTGGCATCCGACTTAATAAGCAGCCACCCAACATCGGCTTCAAGAAGAAGGACAAAGGAGGCATCAACTTCACAGCTACA TGTGCACAAACTGAGCTGGATGCTGAAACGGTGAAGACGATCCTGGCAGAGTACAAGATCCACAACGCCGACATCACCCTGCGCAGCGACTCCACAGCTGATGACCTCATTGATGTGGTGGAGGGAAATCG GGTCTACATCCCATGCATATACGTGCTCAACAAAATCGATCAGATCTCTATTGAGGAGCTGGACATCATCTACAAGGTGCCCCACACTGTTCCCATCTCTGCCCACCACCGCTGGAACTTCGACGACCTGCTGGAGAGGATCTGGGACTACCTACAGCTTGTGCGCAT cTACACCAAGCCGAAAGGCCAACTCCCTGATTACACATCTCCTGTTGTACTCCCCGATGACCATACTTCAGTCGAGGATTTCTGCCTCAAGATTCACAAAAACCTCATCAAAGAGTTGAAATA tGCTCTCGTGTGGGGAGCGTCTGTGAAGCACAACCCCCAAAAGGTGGGCAAGGACCATGTGATGGAGGACGAAGATGTCATCCAGCTGGTGAAGAAGTAA